In Osmia bicornis bicornis chromosome 10, iOsmBic2.1, whole genome shotgun sequence, one genomic interval encodes:
- the LOC114873473 gene encoding R3H domain-containing protein 1-like isoform X6, protein MQWSKGKKVPSIVVHKGSRSHSRPESPTVVVRGGMPSVSSSRQGFVVGERSNALYRNSSESDMIDGNVSPNVATSPTSNSIQHRVSPSCPPDKTDTENKNFRNRTNTKVKLLVRSHAMRESTSPPREPHNGSSSPHSPQSVDGEKKLSAGSLSSNSTNAKLNNNESMFNSNLYPNQSPKQMRNTATSPTCRAPSRNAFFLHFVRIGQSSPSQLHSPKNHTSPTNGNKSENHRSKMTGSNVIQKYNNCVKNNQNDRPGLLQTPVSPSKSGQALQHSPKSTNLAQNAQNNQQKSEQRRPNTLNICNNHCNNAQCGNTLSVSRSGSRHKLRHQNSSQGSFDSASPCLSRDSSTELYTDSTGIDLEHFIAETINRNQKDRTVLLKIEKDLIEFARDKQKVCHKFPNMSSYNRMLVHRVAAYFGMEHNVDQSGSSVIVTRTKNMRIPNTRFKEHIRDDLILSEEPRRSILKRDSSSFEDSFNFKSPDRMSGDYCRQNKSFEEREEEYERARRRIFKDSSGESGEVTSWPYWSSSESSDVSARYRLLHPSDHTIRQMKLTKGESFDGRESCRGSILRPSVSKSFSFGGYTRGMLSRGDSVTSTHSAGARLMKQDSGASMCSRLSPSSSGYKSQSQRSDATISPSPSPSPVANMTCSHTQVSSQDLASPESNNQTVMWAVTNISSVPPGSIIINPQTNQPYTNPDGSIYRFDPENPPKFYTAPSSQESNGNNASPVKSVETSEPCKVTNNIKNENKKKSQCSKHASSNTTTVTRVTNSATSPSLPFTPPPPPPPPPLPPQQQQNLGPSPLQQQHQQQHQQQQQQQQQQTLVKSSSTMQTCNHNQTAQPYSTYPPTSETYNHGVFQPHVGQQTVMMAPHPSQGQANVPNNGQGDVYNQNSIYTNYTAVPVQQGPVSQTTEVTELSGYFMGMSIYDQRVAGENHSTPPHSYPQPQPSANQTMQSMQTMPQNYWQPPPPNSMPPQQTMYFVPPPGAALTVSQGPADRQQLHQQQRFTTNYSFNAQTMTPPSQSNSNYVGSYPVPYNSMPTVTPTPGDYTYQAPVHMVPTYYPPGQATIQPPPVMYRVPTPPNTPTSNQMSGMPLMYVNSGSYPPPTMVSNGTFGHQVGHNGTSPAPPGTYITPALVPNLVFRQNVPVVAGVRASTPGNSQRTSRSPTPAHELFGSGSGDRNAQPQPRYPLPMYQGVHIVQGDMRLMHPGVPANPRLQYAPVPSPPVVQGCPRPYRPPSYSSNASGAGTPTSFDGRNQKIRKQRSKVTQLSSTGARSNNLYQTPSMPSLSSNVPKDIREGTVKVTITSRNQLVQY, encoded by the exons ATGCAATGGAGTAAGGGTAAAAAAG TACCAAGTATAGTAGTGCATAAAGGCAGCAGGTCGCACAGTCGACCTGAAAGTCCCACGGTGGTGGTGCGAGGAGGAATGCCATCAGTGTCATCCTCCAGGCAAGGCTTCGTCGTAGGTGAACGCTCGAACGCGTTGTATCGGAACAGTTCAGAGTCGGATATGATAGACGGGAATGTCAGTCCGAATGTCGCCACTTCTCCAACATCGAATTCGATCCAGCATCGTGTATCGCCCTCTTGTCCCCCCGATAAAACGGACACAGAGAATAAAAACTTTCGTAACAGG ACGAATACGAAAGTGAAGCTGTTGGTTAGGAGCCATGCTATGAGAGAATCGACCTCTCCACCGAGGGAACCGCACAACGGTTCCTCGTCTCCGCATAGTCCTCAATCGGTGGACGGCGAAAAGAAACTTTCCGCGGGTAGCCTGTCATCTAATTCCACTAACGCAAAGCTCAATAACAACGAGTCAATGTTCAATAGTAATCTTTATCCGAATCAATCCCCGAAGCAAATGCGTAACACGGCCACTTCGCCTACTTGTCGAGCTCCATCGCGAAACG CCTTCTTTTTGCATTTCGTTCGGATAGGTCAATCTAGTCCTTCTCAACTTCATTCACCAAAGAATCATACATCTCCAACGAACGGCAATAAGTCGGAGAATCATCGTTCCAAGATGACAGGCTCGAACGTGATCCAAAAATACAATAACTGCGTGAAAAACAATCAAAACGATCGACCAGGCCTGCTACAGACACCCGTATCCCCATCGAAGTCTGGTCAGGCGTTACAGCACTCGCCAAAGAGCACGAACCTGGCCCAAAATGCGCAAAACAATCAACAAAAATCGGAACAACGTAGGCCGAACACGTTGAACATTTGCAACAACCACTGTAACAACGCACAGTGTGGCAATACTCTGTCTGTGAGCAGATCAGGCTCGAGGCATAAATTGAGGCATCAAAATTCTTCCCAGGGTAGTTTTGACAGTGCTTCGCCATGCCTATCGCGAG ATAGCAGTACGGAATTGTACACGGACAGTACCGGGATAGATCTGGAGCATTTCATCGCGGAAACTATAAATCGTAATCAAAAGGATCGCACGGTGCTGttgaaaatagagaaagacTTGATAGAATTTGCGAGGGATAAACAGAAAGTCTGTCATAAATTTCCAAACATGTCATCGTACAATAGAATGTTGGTACATCGCGTGGCCGCTTATTTCGGAATGGAACACAACGTTGATCAGTCAGGTTCCAGTGTCATAGTTACTAGGACAAAGAACATGCGAATTCCGAATACTCGTTTCAAGGAACACATTAGAGACGATTTAATTCTGTCGGAGGAACCTCGTCGAAGTATTTTGAAACGAGATTCCAGTTCGTTCGAAGacagtttcaatttcaagtCCCCTGACAGAATGTCCGGTGATTATTGTCGACAAAACAAGAGTTTCGAGGAACGAGAGGAGGAATACGAACGCGCTAGACGAAGGATATTCAAGGATAGCAGTGGAGAGAGTGGCGAAGTTACTTCCTGGCCATATTGGTCCTCTTCGGAAAGTTCTGATGTTTCTGCGAGATACCGTTTGTTGCATCCTTCGGACCACACCATCAG ACAAATGAAACTCACGAAAGGAGAATCTTTTGATGGAAGAGAATCTTGTCGAGGTTCTATATTGAGGCCATCGGTTTCCAAGTCGTTCAGTTTTGGTGGTTACACCAGGGGTATGCTTTCTAGAGGGGACAGTGTCACATCTACTCACAGCGCAGGAGCTCGACTTATGAAGCAAG ATTCAGGTGCTAGTATGTGTTCACGACTGAGTCCTTCGAGTAGCGGTTACAAGTCACAAAGCCAGCGTAGCGACGCAACGATATCGCCTTCTCCTTCGCCATCTCCTGTGGCAAACATGACGTGCAGTCATACCCAAGTATCTAGTCAGGATCTCGCATCGCCAGAGTCTAATAACCAAACGGTAATGTGGGCAGTCACTAATATATCCAGTGTACCGCCTGGTAGCATAATCATAAACCCCCAAACCAATCAGCCATACACGAATCCGGATGGTTCGATTTATCGATTCGATCCGGAGAATCCACCAAAATTTTATACGGCTCCATCCTCGCAAGAGAGCAATGGAAACAACGCGTCGCCTGTTAAAAGCGTAGAAACATCCGAGCCATGCAAAGTTACGAATAATATAAAGAATGAGAATAAGAAGAAATCACAATGCAGCAAACATGCTAGTAGCAATACAACTACAGTTACTCGTGTGACAAACTCTGCTACGTCACCGAGTTTGCCATTTACACCGCcgccgccaccaccaccgccaccacTACCACCGCAACAACAGCAAAATTTAGGACCATCGCCGTTACAGCAGCAACATCAACAGCAACatcagcagcaacagcaacagcaacagcaacaaacTCTAGTCAAATCGTCATCGACGATGCAAACTTGTAATCATAACCAAACAGCTCAACCATATTCGACTTACCCACCTACCTCAGAAACATACAACCACGGTGTTTTTCAACCCCATGTGGGTCAGCAGACTGTGATGATGGCTCCTCATCCGAGTCAGGGTCAGGCGAACGTTCCGAATAATGGTCAAGGGGATGTATACAATCAGAATTCAATTTATACGAATTATACAGCAGTACCTGTACAGCAAGGACCAGTATCGCAAACAACA GAAGTAACTGAATTATCGGGATATTTTATGGGTATGAGTATCTATGATCAACGTGTAGCAGGAGAAAATCACTCTACACCACCTCATTCTTATCCACAACCACAGCCATCTGCGAATCAGACAATGCAAAGTATGCAGACTATGCCACAAAATTATTGGCAACCACCACCGCCCAATTCAATGCCA CCGCAACAAACAATGTATTTTGTACCTCCACCTGGTGCAGCACTTACAGTTAGTCAGGGTCCAGCTGATAGGCAACAGTTGCATCAACAGCAAAGATTCACGacaaattattcttttaatgcACAAACTATGACTCCTCCGAGCCAATCAAACT CTAATTATGTGGGCAGCTATCCAGTACCTTACAATTCGATGCCTACCGTGACACCAACACCAGGCGATTACACGTACCAAGCTCCGGTTCACATGGTCCCCACGTACTACCCACCAGGTCAAGCGACGATTCAGCCACCACCTGTCATGTATAGAGTACCTACTCCACCAAATACTCCAACTTCTAATCAG atgTCTGGAATGCCATTGATGTACGTTAATTCTGGCAGCTATCCACCACCAACAATGGTATCAAATGGAACCTTCGGTCACCAAGTTGGGCATAATGGCACGTCACCGGCGCCTCCTGGAACGTATATAACTCCCGCGCTGGTTCCTAATCTGGTTTTCAGGCAAAATGTTCCT GTTGTTGCCGGTGTTCGAGCTTCGACACCAGGTAATTCTCAGAGAACAAGCAGGTCGCCGACTCCAGCACACGAACTCTTCGGAAGTGGGAGCGGGGACAGAAACGCACAACCCCAACCACGCTACCCACTGCCAATGTATCAGGGTGTTCATATTGTGCAAG GGGATATGAGATTGATGCATCCAGGAGTACCAGCTAACCCGCGGTTGCAATATGCACCAGTACCATCACCACCAGTTGTTCAGGGCTGTCCACGACCTTACAGACCACCTTCGTACTCGTCGAACGCCTCAGGCGCTGGTACACCCACCTCGTTTGATGGAAGAAATCAGAAGATTCGTAAACAGAG GTCCAAAGTAACACAATTATCATCAACCGGCGCGCGGTCCAATAATCTCTATCAAACACCTTCCATGCCATCGCTTTCGTCTAATGTACCGAAAGATATCAGAGAAG GGACCGTGAAGGTGACAATCACCAGTCGAAATCAACTGGTACAGTATTAA
- the LOC114873473 gene encoding R3H domain-containing protein 1-like isoform X8, which produces MARLEIPSIVVHKGSRSHSRPESPTVVVRGGMPSVSSSRQGFVVGERSNALYRNSSESDMIDGNVSPNVATSPTSNSIQHRVSPSCPPDKTDTENKNFRNRTNTKVKLLVRSHAMRESTSPPREPHNGSSSPHSPQSVDGEKKLSAGSLSSNSTNAKLNNNESMFNSNLYPNQSPKQMRNTATSPTCRAPSRNGQSSPSQLHSPKNHTSPTNGNKSENHRSKMTGSNVIQKYNNCVKNNQNDRPGLLQTPVSPSKSGQALQHSPKSTNLAQNAQNNQQKSEQRRPNTLNICNNHCNNAQCGNTLSVSRSGSRHKLRHQNSSQGSFDSASPCLSRDSSTELYTDSTGIDLEHFIAETINRNQKDRTVLLKIEKDLIEFARDKQKVCHKFPNMSSYNRMLVHRVAAYFGMEHNVDQSGSSVIVTRTKNMRIPNTRFKEHIRDDLILSEEPRRSILKRDSSSFEDSFNFKSPDRMSGDYCRQNKSFEEREEEYERARRRIFKDSSGESGEVTSWPYWSSSESSDVSARYRLLHPSDHTIRQMKLTKGESFDGRESCRGSILRPSVSKSFSFGGYTRGMLSRGDSVTSTHSAGARLMKQDSGASMCSRLSPSSSGYKSQSQRSDATISPSPSPSPVANMTCSHTQVSSQDLASPESNNQTVMWAVTNISSVPPGSIIINPQTNQPYTNPDGSIYRFDPENPPKFYTAPSSQESNGNNASPVKSVETSEPCKVTNNIKNENKKKSQCSKHASSNTTTVTRVTNSATSPSLPFTPPPPPPPPPLPPQQQQNLGPSPLQQQHQQQHQQQQQQQQQQTLVKSSSTMQTCNHNQTAQPYSTYPPTSETYNHGVFQPHVGQQTVMMAPHPSQGQANVPNNGQGDVYNQNSIYTNYTAVPVQQGPVSQTTEVTELSGYFMGMSIYDQRVAGENHSTPPHSYPQPQPSANQTMQSMQTMPQNYWQPPPPNSMPPQQTMYFVPPPGAALTVSQGPADRQQLHQQQRFTTNYSFNAQTMTPPSQSNSNYVGSYPVPYNSMPTVTPTPGDYTYQAPVHMVPTYYPPGQATIQPPPVMYRVPTPPNTPTSNQMSGMPLMYVNSGSYPPPTMVSNGTFGHQVGHNGTSPAPPGTYITPALVPNLVFRQNVPVVAGVRASTPGNSQRTSRSPTPAHELFGSGSGDRNAQPQPRYPLPMYQGVHIVQGDMRLMHPGVPANPRLQYAPVPSPPVVQGCPRPYRPPSYSSNASGAGTPTSFDGRNQKIRKQRSKVTQLSSTGARSNNLYQTPSMPSLSSNVPKDIREGTVKVTITSRNQLVQY; this is translated from the exons ATGGCCCGCCTGGAGA TACCAAGTATAGTAGTGCATAAAGGCAGCAGGTCGCACAGTCGACCTGAAAGTCCCACGGTGGTGGTGCGAGGAGGAATGCCATCAGTGTCATCCTCCAGGCAAGGCTTCGTCGTAGGTGAACGCTCGAACGCGTTGTATCGGAACAGTTCAGAGTCGGATATGATAGACGGGAATGTCAGTCCGAATGTCGCCACTTCTCCAACATCGAATTCGATCCAGCATCGTGTATCGCCCTCTTGTCCCCCCGATAAAACGGACACAGAGAATAAAAACTTTCGTAACAGG ACGAATACGAAAGTGAAGCTGTTGGTTAGGAGCCATGCTATGAGAGAATCGACCTCTCCACCGAGGGAACCGCACAACGGTTCCTCGTCTCCGCATAGTCCTCAATCGGTGGACGGCGAAAAGAAACTTTCCGCGGGTAGCCTGTCATCTAATTCCACTAACGCAAAGCTCAATAACAACGAGTCAATGTTCAATAGTAATCTTTATCCGAATCAATCCCCGAAGCAAATGCGTAACACGGCCACTTCGCCTACTTGTCGAGCTCCATCGCGAAACG GTCAATCTAGTCCTTCTCAACTTCATTCACCAAAGAATCATACATCTCCAACGAACGGCAATAAGTCGGAGAATCATCGTTCCAAGATGACAGGCTCGAACGTGATCCAAAAATACAATAACTGCGTGAAAAACAATCAAAACGATCGACCAGGCCTGCTACAGACACCCGTATCCCCATCGAAGTCTGGTCAGGCGTTACAGCACTCGCCAAAGAGCACGAACCTGGCCCAAAATGCGCAAAACAATCAACAAAAATCGGAACAACGTAGGCCGAACACGTTGAACATTTGCAACAACCACTGTAACAACGCACAGTGTGGCAATACTCTGTCTGTGAGCAGATCAGGCTCGAGGCATAAATTGAGGCATCAAAATTCTTCCCAGGGTAGTTTTGACAGTGCTTCGCCATGCCTATCGCGAG ATAGCAGTACGGAATTGTACACGGACAGTACCGGGATAGATCTGGAGCATTTCATCGCGGAAACTATAAATCGTAATCAAAAGGATCGCACGGTGCTGttgaaaatagagaaagacTTGATAGAATTTGCGAGGGATAAACAGAAAGTCTGTCATAAATTTCCAAACATGTCATCGTACAATAGAATGTTGGTACATCGCGTGGCCGCTTATTTCGGAATGGAACACAACGTTGATCAGTCAGGTTCCAGTGTCATAGTTACTAGGACAAAGAACATGCGAATTCCGAATACTCGTTTCAAGGAACACATTAGAGACGATTTAATTCTGTCGGAGGAACCTCGTCGAAGTATTTTGAAACGAGATTCCAGTTCGTTCGAAGacagtttcaatttcaagtCCCCTGACAGAATGTCCGGTGATTATTGTCGACAAAACAAGAGTTTCGAGGAACGAGAGGAGGAATACGAACGCGCTAGACGAAGGATATTCAAGGATAGCAGTGGAGAGAGTGGCGAAGTTACTTCCTGGCCATATTGGTCCTCTTCGGAAAGTTCTGATGTTTCTGCGAGATACCGTTTGTTGCATCCTTCGGACCACACCATCAG ACAAATGAAACTCACGAAAGGAGAATCTTTTGATGGAAGAGAATCTTGTCGAGGTTCTATATTGAGGCCATCGGTTTCCAAGTCGTTCAGTTTTGGTGGTTACACCAGGGGTATGCTTTCTAGAGGGGACAGTGTCACATCTACTCACAGCGCAGGAGCTCGACTTATGAAGCAAG ATTCAGGTGCTAGTATGTGTTCACGACTGAGTCCTTCGAGTAGCGGTTACAAGTCACAAAGCCAGCGTAGCGACGCAACGATATCGCCTTCTCCTTCGCCATCTCCTGTGGCAAACATGACGTGCAGTCATACCCAAGTATCTAGTCAGGATCTCGCATCGCCAGAGTCTAATAACCAAACGGTAATGTGGGCAGTCACTAATATATCCAGTGTACCGCCTGGTAGCATAATCATAAACCCCCAAACCAATCAGCCATACACGAATCCGGATGGTTCGATTTATCGATTCGATCCGGAGAATCCACCAAAATTTTATACGGCTCCATCCTCGCAAGAGAGCAATGGAAACAACGCGTCGCCTGTTAAAAGCGTAGAAACATCCGAGCCATGCAAAGTTACGAATAATATAAAGAATGAGAATAAGAAGAAATCACAATGCAGCAAACATGCTAGTAGCAATACAACTACAGTTACTCGTGTGACAAACTCTGCTACGTCACCGAGTTTGCCATTTACACCGCcgccgccaccaccaccgccaccacTACCACCGCAACAACAGCAAAATTTAGGACCATCGCCGTTACAGCAGCAACATCAACAGCAACatcagcagcaacagcaacagcaacagcaacaaacTCTAGTCAAATCGTCATCGACGATGCAAACTTGTAATCATAACCAAACAGCTCAACCATATTCGACTTACCCACCTACCTCAGAAACATACAACCACGGTGTTTTTCAACCCCATGTGGGTCAGCAGACTGTGATGATGGCTCCTCATCCGAGTCAGGGTCAGGCGAACGTTCCGAATAATGGTCAAGGGGATGTATACAATCAGAATTCAATTTATACGAATTATACAGCAGTACCTGTACAGCAAGGACCAGTATCGCAAACAACA GAAGTAACTGAATTATCGGGATATTTTATGGGTATGAGTATCTATGATCAACGTGTAGCAGGAGAAAATCACTCTACACCACCTCATTCTTATCCACAACCACAGCCATCTGCGAATCAGACAATGCAAAGTATGCAGACTATGCCACAAAATTATTGGCAACCACCACCGCCCAATTCAATGCCA CCGCAACAAACAATGTATTTTGTACCTCCACCTGGTGCAGCACTTACAGTTAGTCAGGGTCCAGCTGATAGGCAACAGTTGCATCAACAGCAAAGATTCACGacaaattattcttttaatgcACAAACTATGACTCCTCCGAGCCAATCAAACT CTAATTATGTGGGCAGCTATCCAGTACCTTACAATTCGATGCCTACCGTGACACCAACACCAGGCGATTACACGTACCAAGCTCCGGTTCACATGGTCCCCACGTACTACCCACCAGGTCAAGCGACGATTCAGCCACCACCTGTCATGTATAGAGTACCTACTCCACCAAATACTCCAACTTCTAATCAG atgTCTGGAATGCCATTGATGTACGTTAATTCTGGCAGCTATCCACCACCAACAATGGTATCAAATGGAACCTTCGGTCACCAAGTTGGGCATAATGGCACGTCACCGGCGCCTCCTGGAACGTATATAACTCCCGCGCTGGTTCCTAATCTGGTTTTCAGGCAAAATGTTCCT GTTGTTGCCGGTGTTCGAGCTTCGACACCAGGTAATTCTCAGAGAACAAGCAGGTCGCCGACTCCAGCACACGAACTCTTCGGAAGTGGGAGCGGGGACAGAAACGCACAACCCCAACCACGCTACCCACTGCCAATGTATCAGGGTGTTCATATTGTGCAAG GGGATATGAGATTGATGCATCCAGGAGTACCAGCTAACCCGCGGTTGCAATATGCACCAGTACCATCACCACCAGTTGTTCAGGGCTGTCCACGACCTTACAGACCACCTTCGTACTCGTCGAACGCCTCAGGCGCTGGTACACCCACCTCGTTTGATGGAAGAAATCAGAAGATTCGTAAACAGAG GTCCAAAGTAACACAATTATCATCAACCGGCGCGCGGTCCAATAATCTCTATCAAACACCTTCCATGCCATCGCTTTCGTCTAATGTACCGAAAGATATCAGAGAAG GGACCGTGAAGGTGACAATCACCAGTCGAAATCAACTGGTACAGTATTAA